The nucleotide sequence TGCATTTTCTTGAACTAATTTTCCTAAGAAATTGATTGGGCCAAAATCAAATACTTCTGAAAGAGCAATTGCCAGACGAGAAATAGCATTCACTCCTTGTGCTGCATCTTTCGCGTGGATACTTTTACCAAGAACGACGATGCCTTCACCTTGTTCTTCGAAATCGAATTCGTGTTTTTTCAATGCTTCTTTTACTTCAGAAAGCTTTTCTCCAGAGTAAGGAGCTGCATCAGGAACAACATTCAACGCTCCTCCAGCTTTTACAGAAAACTCGTTCGTTCCTGGTCCTGTCAAGTAAGCTTGCAATAAGCCTTTTTCTGCATAAATTAAAGGAAATTCAGCATCTGGCGCAAATCCTTGCGTAATTCCTTCTTCTTTTTCGTTATATTTTTCTAAACAACGCCATAAATTTTCTTCATCTGTACCAAAGATAAAACGAATACGTGTCTTGAATTCCACGCCAGCATCAATCAAAGCTTTGACGGCATACATTGCCGCAATAGAAGGACCTTTGTCATCTTGGGATCCGCGACCAACTAACCAGCCGTCTTTTATAGTTGGATCGAATGGTTTTGTTTCCCAATTATTTTCGTCCCCTGCTGGAACAACGTCCATATGACACAAGATACCGAATAATTCATCTCCAGAGCCAATCTCTGAATAACCGTAATAGCCTTCTGGATCTTTAAATGTTCTAAATCCTAGCTTTTCACTGATTTCCAATACTTTATCCAAAGCTTCAATCACTTTTTTACCGAAGGGATGTCCTTGTCCTGAATCTGCTTCATCTAGTACGGAAGGAATTCGGATCAATTCGCTCAATGATTCTAATGCTTGTTCATGATGTTGTTCTGTCACAAATTTTTTCATGATATTATCCTCCTAATATGTTAAAAAGGGTCATGTCAAATTCCTCCGACACAACCTCTTCTTCTCAAATAATGACGTTTTAAGCCTGCTCCATCAGCAAGCAGAATGTTCTTAACAAATGATGAAAGAAAAAACACTCACTGAATGGAGCTATTGACTTGTCCACGTGCTTATCGATAGCCGTTTATCGGTTTCTTCATTCTTATGATAGACCTTGTACCTGTATTTGTCTAGGTTTAGAACATTGCTGCTACACCTAGGATCACACAGATGGCTACAAATAATATCGCAATTAATTTACCGGTAAATTTCCACCACACTGAAACATCGAAACGAGCAATTGCTACAGCACCCATTACGATAGCAGATGTTGGTGTAATTAAGTTTACTAAACCAGATGCAGATTGATAAGCAGTGATTACTAAATCCTTACCGACGCCGGCAAATTCACCCATAGGTCCCATGATTCCCATTGTTGCAGCAGCTAAGCCGGAAGTTGAAGGAATCAAGAATGACATAGGGATATAGAAAATAAATGTAATAATGATGAATACACTTGAAGATAATGAACTTAATCCTTGTTCGCCCCAATGTAAGATGGTGTCTGTGATTAATCCATTGTTCATAACCACTTGGATACCACGAGCAACAGCTACTACGATTGCTACACCGATCAAATCAGAAGCACCAGCTAAAAATTCAGAGACAAATTCAGACTCTTTCATGCCATAAGTGATTGCTACTACGATGGACATTACTAAGAATAACATAGTAATTTCTGGGAAGTACCAGTCACCTAATGGAAGCATGCTTTTACCTAGAACCGTACCTAGTACCGGAAGGTTTGTTAACCAGTTTGTCAATGATTCAAAAATCGTGAAATTCGCATTCAAGGTTGTCCAAGGAATCAAACTGATGATCATGATACCAAAAGTAATAAAGAACAATACATTAACATGTTTTTGTTTTTTCGTGATTACTTCTTGACGACCGATTGCTTCAATATCGAAATGCTTCATATCTTCTTTACGTTGGTTGTATACTAATGATTTTGTTGGATCTTTTTCGATCTTTGATGCATAACGATACACATATACAATAGAAATAGCTAACAAAATAACGAACATCAAGAATCGAAGACCAATACCTTCACCCATCGAAATCCCAACAGCTTGTGAAGCTACGCCTGTTGCAAAAGGATTTACCGTTGAAGCTAGACAGCCTACTTGAGACCCTACTAATACGATTGCTACAGCTACTACTGTATCAAAGCCTACAGCCATCATGACTGGGATCAGTAAAGCATAGAATGGAATCGTTTCTTCTGCCATTCCGTAAGTAGAGCCGCCTAATGCAAATAACAGCATCAATACTGGAATAAGCATTTTTTCTTTTCCTTTGAATTTCTTCACAACTGAAGCAATCCCGGCATCTAGTGCCCCTGTTTTGTTGATAATACCTAAAAATCCACCAACAACCAAAATGAAGAAAGAGATTGGGATTGCAGCAGGTGTTTCTTTAGTTAGCTCCCCCGCTGGTACACCTAGCATCCCATTGATTGGCGCCATGAAAATATCCCACAGCCCTTGAGGATTTTGTTGTACTCGTTCATATGATCCAGCGACGATGTTGCCTGCATCGTCTACACTATAGTGCCCAGCTGGTATAAACCAAGTAAGTACAGCGATTACTGCAATAATAATAAATAAGACCGTATACGCTGAAGGCATTTGAAATTTTTTCTTTTTTGTTTGTTCCATCTTCTTCTTCCTTTCTTTTCCGTTAGAGACAACAATTTTGGCTCTAATGTTATTTTATCAAAAAGAGTATCAGAACAAAAATAATAACACGCATTTTGTAAAACTTTTGTTCAAAAAGTTCGTTTTTCCCTATTCCCTCCTCTTTTTTCAGGTTTTTAAAGCTTTCTTCTTTTTCATTGTAGCGTTTCCTTTTTTTTATAAACAAACATTTTCGTCTTTTAAAAGGAGAAGAATTTCACATTTGCAAAGAATTGATTGATTTTTATGCATAAATCAAAAAAATACTCAAAACAAACAAATAAAACGTTTACATTATTGCATGTCTTGTATTTTTTTCCAAAAAAAAAGACCAAGAAATTTCTTGATCTTTTTGATATTTATTTGACTGCTGTATGACGTTGTTCGAACTGATGTTGTTTTCGACTTAACCATGGAAGAAGTTGCGCATGCAGCACTAAAAAGACAGCACTCACGATGAATCCTTTGATCAAGTTGAAAGGAACGATCCCAATCAGTACATAGTTTGCTAAAGACATGCCCAGCATCTGTGTTGCGTTCAGCCCTAAAAACATTAAGTAAAGAGGCGTAATAACGAAATAATTTGCGATACTCATAAAAATAGTTAGAGCGATGGTTCCTGTAATGACACCTAAAAATTTGTTTCTTCCTTTATGCTGTTTCTTTACACTAAAGAAATAATAAATCGGGAATGTAAAGATCGTTGTTGATAAGAAACTAGCAGTGTCTCCTACCAAATTATCCGGAGAAAAACCTGTAGTCAGCAGATGTAATACTGAACGCAAGAACGCTGTTGCAACTCCGGCCGCTGGACCGAATAAGAACATGCTGATCAATACCGGGATATCACTAAAATCGATCTTCAAAAAACTAAAAGCCGGCATGATCGGAAAAGCAAAATACTGTAAAACTAATGCGATCGCAGCAAACATCGCTACTGCAACCATTTTCTGTACACGGGTGTTCTTCATTTGAAATCCTCCTGTTAGGACTCCTCTTCAGCGAACTTTTTGACGTTTCTCTCCAAATGAAAAAACTCTATTTTCCAGGGAAAATAGAGTTAGAGTTATTTGATCAAGCGTCGTCAAATAAGCTCTATCTTCTTTATCCAGACTATACTGTCGGTATCGGAATTTCACCGATTCAGCTATTTTTTTGCAAAATAGGTCGTGGACTATAACCACCGGTCGGGAATTTCACCCTGCCCCTGAAGACGAACCTTATATAATTTTTGTTTACATATTCATTATACATATCTATTCAAAAAACGCAACATCTAACACTTATAAAAAGTAAGTGTTCATTTTGAGTGGTTCAGCAAACTGCTGACTTCTTTTTTGTTCAGTTCACGGTAATCCCCAGGACGTAGGCCTTGTAAAGTCAGATCTCCGTATTTTTCACGTTTTAGTTTTTGCACAGGAAGACCAACTGCTTGAAGCATATTTTTCACTTGATGATTACGTCCTTCGTGGATCGTCAATTCCACGATACTGTGGTTTGTCTTAGGATCCACTGATAAAATTTGGAATTTAGCTGGAGATGTTTTTCGTCCTTCGATCTTTATTCCTTTTGTCAAAGGTGCAAGCATCGATTTTGTAGCGATCCCTTTTACCTTTGCAACGTAAACTTTATCCACTTCATGTTTTGGATGTGTCAGGCGCTGAGCAAAATCTCCATCATTTGTCAGTAGCAAGATCCCCGAAGTATCGTAATCCAGTCGACCTACAGGATAGATACGTTCTTTTACCATCGGCAAAAGATCCGTAACAACTTTTCTTCCTTTGTCATCTGCAACAGCAGAAATAACTCCTTTAGGTTTGTACAATAAATAGTAACCGTATTCTTCTTGATAAATTGGGACTTCATCCACTTCCACAGTGTCATGTTTCCCAACTTTTATCCCTAATTCCCTTACAACTTGTCCGTTTACTTTTACACGTCCTGCAAGGATGAATTCTTCTGCTTTTCGACGAGAAGTGATGCCAGCGTGGGCAATTACTTTCTGCAATCTCTCCATTACAATTATTCTCCTTTATTCATTCCATCAAAGAATAGATCTGGTGACACGTCTTCTTCAAGTGAAATTTCCATTTCTTGTGTATCAGGCAGTTCTTCTAATGATTTCAAACCAAAATAATCTAAGAAGTAGCCAGTTGTTCCATATAATATCGGCCGACCTGGTCCTTCTACTCTACCTTTTTCTTCAATCAGTTTATGGGCAGCTAGACGCTGTACCGCTCCTGAAACCTGAACTCCTCGAATCTGCTCGATTTCAGCTCTTGTGATTGGCTGTTTATAAGCGATGATTGCTAAGGTTTCGACGGCGGCTTGAGATAATGTGTTTGATGTCCCTTGCGCATATCGCTTAAGTAAGGGAGCCAGCTCTTTTTTAGTCGTTAATACATAATGGCTTTCCGTTTCAAAAATATGCAAAGCTGAGTGCGAGTTTTGAGTGTAAGATTCTTTTAATTCTTTCACTAAACTTGTGACTTCTGCTTCGCTGAGATTTAACAGTCCGCTTAATTCTTCATTACTGATCCCTTCCTCGCCAACAATAAAAAGAAGGGCTTCAAGTTCACTTAATTTCGTCATGTTCGGTATCTCCTACTGCTGGATAAAGCATAATTGATTCATAGTTTTCTTTTTGTTGCGCAATGATCTGCCCTTTTTTCATCAATTCTAGCAAAGCCATAAAAGTAGTGACAACTTCACTTTTAGAAGGTGACTCAAAAAAAGAATCGAAAGTACAGCCATGCGCATTTCTTTTTATACGCTCTTCGATAAATACCATTCGTTCTTCGATCGTTGTGTCATCGGGCGTGATCGTTTTTTCCACTTTTTGAGAAAATTTCTTACGTTCTAAGATTTTCTGCATGGCACGGATCAAATCGATTTTTTTGACTTGTCCTCGCTTCAACGGCTTTTCAGCATCCGCTAACCCATCGATGTTCATAGGTTCTTTTGTGTAATAAAGACTTCGTTCCTCTGCTTTTTCTGTCAGTCTTTCAGCTGCATATTTATATTTACGGTATTCTAAAAGCTGAGTGACCAATTCTTCTCGAGGATCTTCTTCCCATAATTCTTCATCGTCTGTGACGAATTCTTGGACAGGAAGCAATGTCTTGCTTTTGATTGCCATCAATGTAGCAGCCATCACTAAGTATTCTCCTGCAACAGCTAGCTCTAGTGTTTTCATTGTATGGATATAATTCATATATTGCTCCGTGATCGTAGCGATCGGTATATCATATATATCGATTTCCATTTGCTGAATCAGATGAAGCAGCAGATCGAGAGGACCCTCGAATACATCTAATTTAATATTGATCTCCGTCAACTCATTCACTCTTTCTTCTTTTTCTTTGCTAGCCATTTTCCAATGTAAGGCTCTGTGATTTCAGTTGCACGGATGGAGACATCCGGGTACTTTTCCTGTAATTCATCTAACATTTGAAAGCCCATATTCTCACCGCGATAAGACGGATTCAAAGAAATGTCATGGATGATCAGCTGATCGTTCGTTGCCCAGTAAATACCAATAATCCCTTGAATGTTGGTTGAACCTTCTGGCGTAAAGAAAAAAAGTTCATAATCGTCTTCAGATTCGTACGTATCAATCTCCTTCAACAAAGAAGTTTTACCTGTCAGTTTCTTATGGAAACTCAATAGTCCCATAGCAATTTTACGGTTTTCTTTCCGGTAATGTGTTAACATCTTCTCACCTTCCTATGACTAAGCCCTTGGAAAATGCTGCTTATAAACATCCGTCATT is from Enterococcus faecium and encodes:
- a CDS encoding M20 family metallopeptidase encodes the protein MKKFVTEQHHEQALESLSELIRIPSVLDEADSGQGHPFGKKVIEALDKVLEISEKLGFRTFKDPEGYYGYSEIGSGDELFGILCHMDVVPAGDENNWETKPFDPTIKDGWLVGRGSQDDKGPSIAAMYAVKALIDAGVEFKTRIRFIFGTDEENLWRCLEKYNEKEEGITQGFAPDAEFPLIYAEKGLLQAYLTGPGTNEFSVKAGGALNVVPDAAPYSGEKLSEVKEALKKHEFDFEEQGEGIVVLGKSIHAKDAAQGVNAISRLAIALSEVFDFGPINFLGKLVQENATGEAVVGKTEDEQSGELTMNFASLEITPEQTKIGVDMRIPVTFKKDDLVAKLTKTAEKYGLTYEEFDFLDSLYVPLDSELVKNLLGTYRDITGDMTEPFVSGGATFARTMNQCVAFGAMFPDTPDFMHQANERWELSSMYKAMEIYAEAVYRLCAK
- a CDS encoding YfcC family protein; its protein translation is MEQTKKKKFQMPSAYTVLFIIIAVIAVLTWFIPAGHYSVDDAGNIVAGSYERVQQNPQGLWDIFMAPINGMLGVPAGELTKETPAAIPISFFILVVGGFLGIINKTGALDAGIASVVKKFKGKEKMLIPVLMLLFALGGSTYGMAEETIPFYALLIPVMMAVGFDTVVAVAIVLVGSQVGCLASTVNPFATGVASQAVGISMGEGIGLRFLMFVILLAISIVYVYRYASKIEKDPTKSLVYNQRKEDMKHFDIEAIGRQEVITKKQKHVNVLFFITFGIMIISLIPWTTLNANFTIFESLTNWLTNLPVLGTVLGKSMLPLGDWYFPEITMLFLVMSIVVAITYGMKESEFVSEFLAGASDLIGVAIVVAVARGIQVVMNNGLITDTILHWGEQGLSSLSSSVFIIITFIFYIPMSFLIPSTSGLAAATMGIMGPMGEFAGVGKDLVITAYQSASGLVNLITPTSAIVMGAVAIARFDVSVWWKFTGKLIAILFVAICVILGVAAMF
- a CDS encoding ECF transporter S component, coding for MKNTRVQKMVAVAMFAAIALVLQYFAFPIMPAFSFLKIDFSDIPVLISMFLFGPAAGVATAFLRSVLHLLTTGFSPDNLVGDTASFLSTTIFTFPIYYFFSVKKQHKGRNKFLGVITGTIALTIFMSIANYFVITPLYLMFLGLNATQMLGMSLANYVLIGIVPFNLIKGFIVSAVFLVLHAQLLPWLSRKQHQFEQRHTAVK
- a CDS encoding pseudouridine synthase, with translation MERLQKVIAHAGITSRRKAEEFILAGRVKVNGQVVRELGIKVGKHDTVEVDEVPIYQEEYGYYLLYKPKGVISAVADDKGRKVVTDLLPMVKERIYPVGRLDYDTSGILLLTNDGDFAQRLTHPKHEVDKVYVAKVKGIATKSMLAPLTKGIKIEGRKTSPAKFQILSVDPKTNHSIVELTIHEGRNHQVKNMLQAVGLPVQKLKREKYGDLTLQGLRPGDYRELNKKEVSSLLNHSK
- the scpB gene encoding SMC-Scp complex subunit ScpB, which translates into the protein MTKLSELEALLFIVGEEGISNEELSGLLNLSEAEVTSLVKELKESYTQNSHSALHIFETESHYVLTTKKELAPLLKRYAQGTSNTLSQAAVETLAIIAYKQPITRAEIEQIRGVQVSGAVQRLAAHKLIEEKGRVEGPGRPILYGTTGYFLDYFGLKSLEELPDTQEMEISLEEDVSPDLFFDGMNKGE
- a CDS encoding segregation/condensation protein A — translated: MNELTEINIKLDVFEGPLDLLLHLIQQMEIDIYDIPIATITEQYMNYIHTMKTLELAVAGEYLVMAATLMAIKSKTLLPVQEFVTDDEELWEEDPREELVTQLLEYRKYKYAAERLTEKAEERSLYYTKEPMNIDGLADAEKPLKRGQVKKIDLIRAMQKILERKKFSQKVEKTITPDDTTIEERMVFIEERIKRNAHGCTFDSFFESPSKSEVVTTFMALLELMKKGQIIAQQKENYESIMLYPAVGDTEHDEIK
- a CDS encoding GNAT family N-acetyltransferase, with product MLTHYRKENRKIAMGLLSFHKKLTGKTSLLKEIDTYESEDDYELFFFTPEGSTNIQGIIGIYWATNDQLIIHDISLNPSYRGENMGFQMLDELQEKYPDVSIRATEITEPYIGKWLAKKKKKE